The segment CATGGAGGCGAAGGGCTCGCCCACCACGAGGCATACGTCCATGGGCAGGCAGGGGTTCTCGCGCATGGCTCGGCAGGGGCAGTCGAAAACTACGATATGGTCCGGGTTCTTGAGCACGATATCGCGGGCCAAGGCGTAGGGAATGACGGTTTCCGGCTCGGTGACGGAGACCTCGCGGCCGATGGTGACGAGCCTGGTGGCCTCGGCCGTGGGCATGACCTTGCCGTGGTAGGTGTCGGCGAAGCGGATGCCGATTTTGGTCCGCGCGGTCTTGCGGGCCTTGCGTCGGCGTTCCACGCGGGCGGGGAAGAGCCGGTCCAGCCAGCGGCTCCCCCTGGCCAGGAAGGTGACCAGGGGGTGCTCGCCGGAGAGGAGGCGTATGTAAGTGTAAGGCCAGCGCAGGTAGAGGTAGCCGTGGAGCCTCTTGGCCAGGCCCAGGCCCTGGGCGTCGGCTTCCTCGAGGAAGCGGCGGTCGGGCTCTTTGAGCAGCAGGCGCAGCGGGTTCACGGCGGTTTTCCTTGCGCCTATGGCGCTATTTGTCGCTTTCGGCCTTCAGTGTGCCGCGCATGGTGTGGCGCTTTTGGGCGGAAAGCATTGCCTTGCGCAGGCGGATGGACAGGGGCGTGATCTCCACCAGTTCGTCCTCGCGGATGAAGTGGATGGCGCGTTCCAAGGTCATGGGCTTCACCGGGGTCAGGGTGCAGGCCTCGTCCTTGCCGGAGGCGCGCATGTTGGTGAGCTTCTTTTCCTTGGTGGGGTTCACGTCGATGTCGTTTTCGCGGCTGTGTTCGCCCACGATCATGCCTTCGTACACGGGATCGCCGGGCACGGTGAACAGGATGCCGCGCGGCTCCAGATTGTAGAGGGCGTAGGTGACGGCGTTGCCGCCGCGGTCGCAGACGATGGATCCGGTGAAGCGGGTGGGGAAGTCGCCCCGATACTCGCCGTAGCCCTCAAGGTAGGAGTTCATGATGCCGGTGCCCTTGGTGTCGGTCAAGAACTCGTCGCGGTAGCCGATGAGGCCGCGCGAGGGCACGCTGAACTCGATGCGCACGCGGCCCTTGCCGTTGTTCACCAGGTTGACCATGCGGCCCTTGCGGATGGAGAGCTTCTCGGTGACGATGCCCATGAAGG is part of the Humidesulfovibrio mexicanus genome and harbors:
- a CDS encoding 4Fe-4S binding protein, coding for MNPLRLLLKEPDRRFLEEADAQGLGLAKRLHGYLYLRWPYTYIRLLSGEHPLVTFLARGSRWLDRLFPARVERRRKARKTARTKIGIRFADTYHGKVMPTAEATRLVTIGREVSVTEPETVIPYALARDIVLKNPDHIVVFDCPCRAMRENPCLPMDVCLVVGEPFASMVLAHHKTRHARRVTPDEAVDILKAENARGHVHHAFFKDVVLGRFYAICNCCSCCCAAMAAQRNGVGMLAPSGYLVHVDADACVGCGNCVQYCQFGALKARDRTLQIKTARCMGCGACVNKCPKGALSLIPDATRTLPLLVDELLNGCTTRKS